In Falco naumanni isolate bFalNau1 chromosome 5, bFalNau1.pat, whole genome shotgun sequence, the following are encoded in one genomic region:
- the RPS19BP1 gene encoding active regulator of SIRT1, which produces MSASLLRRGLELLEAPGRGKAPPGLTEGRDGPRAAGAARRRKRAPEPRRNKATVKGRVVKSVIEEYHKKKAVNHLRANLQYMLKGQFVANKAITEQVLAQNRGRKAKDQPPKKMAKKKPEGTVFTEEDFRKFEREYFGRP; this is translated from the exons ATGTCGGCCTCCCTGCTGCGGCGaggcctggagctgctggaggcgCCGG GCCGGGGAAAGGCGCCGCCGGGACTCACGGAGGGGCGGGACGGCCCCAGGGCGGCGGGCGCTGCGAGGCGGAGGAAGAGGGCGCCGGAGCCCCGCAGGAACAAGGCCACGGTCAAGGGCAGAGTCGTGAAGTCAGTGATAG aAGAGTATCATAAGAAGAAGGCTGTGAATCACTTGAGAGCAAACCTGCAGTACATGTTGAAGGGACAATTTGTTGCAAACAAAGCCATCACAGAACAA GTTCTTGCTCAGAACAGAGGCAGGAAGGCCAAAGATCAGCCTCCAAAGAAGATGGCAAAGAAGAAGCCTGAAGGCACTGTCTTTACTGAGGAAGATTTCCGTAAATTTGAGAGAGAATACTTTGGGAGACCATAA